In a genomic window of Aggregatimonas sangjinii:
- the ppk1 gene encoding polyphosphate kinase 1: MATFTYNNREIDWIYFNERVLQEAGDTSNPVFERLRFLAIFSSNLDEFFKVRVSKLRQIKKVKKSIRKPLGLRPNKLLKTLLAEINEQQIRFGQVFREGILPELADKGIHILELQDLKTKHLAKLKSYYDTHLKDGPTILNAANVSANAFADGQLYLVADLSEVDDLLFVKVPTNRLGRFVEISRDRDVYEYVFLEDILKAHATDIFPGKAIKGLYSIKISKDAELYLEEDYEGEWIEQVYASLSKRQTGQPTRLLYEGGMPKTLRKRIRKALQLGKVDMVKGGTHHNFSDFFDFPNSTGNHDLEYKDLPPLRQKDFEEADNIFDLIREKDRLLHFPYQRFGYLEKWLLEAANDPQVVSIHISLYRIAKESLLTSALLKALENGKKVVIFVEGKARFDEANNIKWGIHFEEKGAEVFYSFPNVKVHSKILYIQRKEGKRIKGYAYIGTGNFNAKTSKIYCDHALFTAKKKIGKDLEQVFRVLKRELILPKLKTLLISPYNTRQRFEELIQAEITNAKKGLPAKISIKMNSLEDKKMINQLYRASNAGVKIKLLVRGFCCLIPQIPGQSENIEVISVVDRFLEHARVFLFHNNGEDKLYMGSADWMTRNLDKRIEVLVQLTDKDIFRELKEMLELQFSDNTKARMIDGKGTNDFVAPAPNDPKIRSQYHIYESLEKQLPVRDTLKTI; the protein is encoded by the coding sequence ATGGCTACGTTTACCTACAACAATCGCGAAATCGACTGGATCTATTTCAATGAGAGGGTCTTACAGGAGGCGGGAGATACTTCCAATCCCGTATTCGAAAGGCTGCGCTTCCTAGCCATATTCTCCTCCAATCTGGATGAATTTTTTAAAGTACGCGTTTCCAAACTCCGCCAGATTAAAAAGGTAAAAAAAAGTATTCGAAAACCATTGGGCCTGCGACCGAACAAGCTGTTGAAGACCCTCCTAGCGGAGATTAATGAGCAACAGATACGCTTTGGGCAGGTTTTCCGAGAGGGTATTCTTCCCGAACTTGCCGATAAGGGTATCCATATTTTAGAGCTTCAGGATTTGAAAACCAAGCATCTTGCCAAGTTGAAGTCTTACTACGACACGCATCTGAAGGACGGCCCAACGATTTTAAACGCGGCGAACGTTTCGGCCAACGCCTTTGCGGACGGGCAATTGTATCTCGTCGCCGACTTGAGTGAAGTAGACGACCTACTGTTCGTTAAAGTACCCACTAATCGGTTGGGCAGGTTTGTTGAAATTTCAAGGGATAGGGATGTATACGAATATGTATTCTTAGAGGACATCCTAAAAGCACATGCTACGGATATATTCCCGGGCAAGGCCATTAAAGGGCTTTACAGCATCAAAATTTCCAAAGACGCTGAACTTTATTTGGAAGAGGACTATGAGGGGGAATGGATAGAACAGGTATACGCCTCCCTTTCCAAAAGACAAACCGGCCAGCCCACACGACTGCTTTACGAAGGCGGAATGCCCAAAACGTTACGAAAGCGTATTCGCAAGGCGTTGCAACTGGGCAAGGTAGATATGGTCAAGGGGGGTACCCATCACAATTTTAGTGATTTTTTCGATTTTCCGAACAGCACTGGTAATCATGACTTGGAGTACAAAGATCTGCCACCTTTGCGGCAAAAAGATTTTGAAGAGGCCGATAATATCTTCGACCTTATCCGGGAAAAAGACCGACTGTTGCATTTTCCGTACCAACGATTCGGGTATTTGGAAAAGTGGCTTTTAGAGGCAGCAAATGATCCGCAAGTCGTTTCCATTCATATCTCCCTCTATCGTATCGCCAAAGAATCACTATTGACCTCCGCGTTATTAAAAGCGCTTGAAAACGGTAAAAAGGTGGTTATATTCGTCGAGGGAAAAGCGCGGTTCGATGAAGCGAACAACATCAAATGGGGCATCCATTTTGAGGAGAAGGGAGCCGAGGTATTCTATAGTTTTCCCAATGTTAAGGTACACTCCAAGATATTGTACATCCAACGGAAGGAAGGTAAGAGGATAAAAGGCTATGCCTATATCGGTACGGGTAATTTTAATGCCAAGACCTCCAAAATCTATTGTGATCACGCCCTTTTTACCGCAAAAAAGAAAATAGGCAAGGACTTAGAACAAGTATTCAGGGTATTGAAACGGGAACTGATTCTGCCCAAATTAAAAACGCTCTTGATTTCACCCTATAATACCCGCCAACGGTTCGAAGAGTTGATTCAGGCCGAGATAACGAATGCTAAAAAAGGCCTACCGGCCAAGATCAGTATCAAGATGAACAGTCTTGAAGATAAAAAGATGATCAATCAGCTATATAGGGCGAGCAATGCCGGTGTGAAAATAAAGCTATTGGTACGTGGTTTTTGTTGTCTGATACCACAAATTCCGGGACAAAGCGAAAATATCGAGGTTATTAGTGTCGTTGACCGCTTTTTGGAACATGCACGGGTATTCCTGTTTCACAACAATGGAGAAGACAAATTGTACATGGGCAGTGCCGATTGGATGACCCGGAACCTCGACAAGCGCATCGAGGTTTTGGTACAACTTACTGACAAAGATATTTTTAGAGAACTCAAAGAAATGCTCGAATTACAGTTTTCCGATAATACCAAAGCGAGGATGATAGACGGCAAGGGAACGAACGATTTTGTAGCACCGGCTCCCAACGACCCGAAGATACGATCGCAATACCATATTTATGAATCATTGGAAAAGCAGCTACCTGTTCGAGACACCTTAAAAACAATTTAA
- a CDS encoding GAF domain-containing protein translates to MSLTNYENMPIQRLISFNKLLEYYDGLAKSEDPFLAAKAKRVLDAQAPFPELRDGFEDLNLLDTYKEVIGIILEDTFSDVLSSNEIKTASWPYDNLVFNSSKRFKDILKNAGPGFELKIRNQEEDFNYIMAAVVVLNFHYGFKLDFTRPYFYDIPNAEGVMHHYRILYNADFLELIPTDKAKPLTQDDVDDLLENYDNIELWREKVPPGSFISKGFVISNMFDVTAEHSISEIKSSLIAADKRKSDSFMEHLSETFRSFFRIKNIQSSFVAYNAKENQFEQVHSNGINSVLLNDQETGKCENILCSSSYGTLLEDKTYFAVSDVDKYFTMSKGAAPYKNLKQAGIKSAILAPIADGDTLLGVLELTSTKKNELNSVNATKLDDIMPFIVSAVLRSKIEEANLIDAIIQHECTSVHPAVHWRFEEEAKLFIKDDLQGLQPTFKEIVFKDVYPLYGQIDIKNSSQARNTAIQRDLTIQLSVIKSILLKVQETKKLPFYEELTFRVDNHIDDIKEMLHTNSEQAIFKFVNEEIAPVFAHLKKSESKELLQQIISYEASIDSGTDSFYDHRKNYDESVMRINKKLAKVIDQRQEQAQEMFPHYFERYKTDGVEHNMYIGDAIVPNDSFDPIYINNLRLWQLQVMCEMENVHYNLKPKLDIPLDVASLILVYNTSLSIRFRLDEKRFDVDGTYNARYEIIKKRIDKSFVKGTNERLTQPGKMVVVYSQKSDELEYLRYIKFLKSKGYFTGKVEIVELEGLQGVSGLKAIRADILYTTDAAPEETYTYEDLMVELKA, encoded by the coding sequence ATGTCTTTAACGAACTACGAAAATATGCCGATACAGCGGCTCATCAGTTTCAATAAATTATTGGAATATTATGATGGGTTGGCTAAAAGCGAGGACCCTTTTCTCGCCGCAAAGGCGAAGCGGGTTCTAGATGCACAAGCTCCGTTTCCGGAGCTGCGTGATGGGTTTGAAGACCTAAATCTACTTGATACGTACAAAGAGGTGATCGGCATCATTTTGGAGGATACCTTTTCGGATGTTTTGAGCTCGAACGAAATCAAGACGGCTTCATGGCCATACGACAACTTGGTATTCAACTCCTCGAAAAGATTTAAGGATATCTTGAAGAATGCGGGCCCTGGCTTCGAACTTAAGATTCGAAATCAAGAAGAGGACTTCAATTACATCATGGCGGCTGTAGTCGTTCTCAATTTTCATTACGGATTCAAATTGGATTTTACTAGGCCCTATTTTTATGATATTCCCAATGCGGAGGGTGTAATGCATCACTATAGGATTCTTTACAATGCGGATTTTCTTGAATTGATACCCACCGATAAAGCCAAGCCACTTACTCAGGACGATGTTGATGATCTTCTCGAAAACTATGACAATATTGAACTCTGGAGGGAAAAAGTACCGCCTGGAAGCTTCATATCAAAAGGTTTTGTGATTTCGAACATGTTCGACGTGACCGCAGAGCATTCCATTTCGGAAATCAAATCGAGTCTGATTGCCGCCGATAAGCGCAAGAGCGACAGCTTTATGGAACATCTGAGCGAAACATTTCGATCTTTTTTCCGAATTAAGAATATTCAATCGAGTTTCGTAGCATACAACGCCAAAGAGAACCAATTTGAACAAGTGCATTCAAATGGTATCAATAGCGTTCTTTTGAACGACCAGGAAACTGGAAAATGTGAAAATATTTTATGCAGCAGTTCATATGGGACATTGCTGGAAGATAAAACGTACTTCGCCGTTTCCGATGTGGATAAGTATTTTACAATGTCTAAAGGTGCGGCGCCCTACAAGAATTTGAAACAAGCGGGCATAAAAAGTGCTATTCTTGCCCCCATTGCCGATGGGGATACCTTATTGGGTGTTTTAGAACTTACGTCAACCAAGAAAAATGAGTTGAACAGTGTTAATGCTACGAAGTTAGACGACATTATGCCATTTATCGTCTCTGCCGTCCTACGATCGAAAATCGAAGAGGCGAATTTGATCGATGCGATAATTCAACATGAATGCACTTCGGTACACCCTGCGGTGCATTGGCGTTTTGAGGAAGAAGCCAAGCTATTTATCAAAGACGATCTTCAAGGCCTGCAACCTACATTCAAAGAAATCGTTTTTAAGGATGTGTATCCGCTCTATGGCCAAATCGATATCAAAAATTCTTCCCAGGCAAGAAATACGGCAATTCAACGCGACTTGACCATACAACTATCGGTCATCAAATCGATTTTACTGAAGGTACAGGAGACGAAGAAACTTCCTTTTTATGAGGAGTTGACCTTTAGAGTAGACAATCATATCGATGACATCAAGGAAATGCTGCATACGAATAGCGAGCAGGCTATTTTCAAATTCGTGAACGAAGAAATCGCTCCGGTCTTTGCGCATTTGAAAAAATCAGAATCCAAAGAACTATTGCAGCAAATCATATCCTACGAAGCAAGTATCGATTCAGGTACCGATTCGTTTTATGACCATCGTAAAAATTACGATGAAAGCGTAATGCGAATCAACAAAAAGTTGGCCAAGGTAATCGATCAAAGACAGGAACAAGCGCAAGAAATGTTCCCACATTACTTTGAGCGTTACAAGACCGACGGGGTCGAGCACAATATGTATATCGGCGATGCCATCGTACCCAACGATAGTTTTGATCCCATCTATATCAATAACCTAAGGTTGTGGCAGCTGCAGGTCATGTGTGAAATGGAGAATGTGCATTATAACCTAAAGCCTAAGCTGGACATTCCTTTGGATGTGGCTTCCCTGATATTGGTGTACAACACCTCTCTATCCATTCGTTTTCGATTGGATGAAAAGCGTTTTGATGTAGACGGTACATACAACGCGCGTTATGAAATTATCAAAAAGCGAATCGATAAGTCTTTTGTAAAGGGCACCAACGAGCGGCTTACGCAACCTGGTAAAATGGTCGTCGTATATTCCCAAAAGTCGGACGAACTTGAATATTTGCGGTACATCAAATTCTTGAAATCAAAAGGATATTTTACCGGTAAGGTAGAGATCGTAGAGTTAGAGGGATTACAAGGCGTATCCGGGCTAAAGGCCATAAGGGCAGATATCCTGTACACTACAGATGCCGCTCCGGAAGAGACCTATACCTATGAAGATTTGATGGTAGAGCTAAAGGCTTAA
- a CDS encoding metallophosphoesterase: MSSKYRLNRAYKNAKVLPFDDNSKLILFSDCHRGDNSFADDFANNRNIYFHALKFYYKEGFSYLELGDGDELWENIHFDSIFQAHKNVFKLLKQFHQENRLHMIWGNHDMVYKDAKYVKEHLSHYFDPVEGCDKTLLEGITYHEAVVLKHKNTQQEIFLAHGHQADWWNYTFWRWGRFLVRVLWKPLQVWGIADPTSPAKNYKELIKIERRIKKWILANDLLITIVGHTHRPRFPEPGDIPFFNDGSCVHPRSITGIEIENGKISLIKWHISSTEDGTLRVVRVLLEGPQKLSDYRKG; the protein is encoded by the coding sequence ATGTCGTCTAAATACCGGTTAAACAGAGCCTATAAGAATGCCAAGGTATTGCCCTTTGATGATAATTCTAAACTTATCCTTTTTAGCGATTGCCACCGAGGTGACAATAGTTTTGCGGATGATTTTGCCAACAACCGTAACATCTATTTTCACGCCTTGAAGTTTTACTACAAAGAGGGATTTTCTTATTTGGAATTGGGCGACGGTGACGAACTCTGGGAAAATATCCATTTCGATTCCATTTTTCAGGCGCACAAGAACGTGTTCAAACTATTGAAGCAGTTTCATCAGGAAAACCGTTTGCATATGATTTGGGGTAACCACGACATGGTGTATAAGGATGCCAAATATGTAAAAGAACACCTATCACATTATTTTGACCCGGTTGAGGGCTGCGACAAAACCCTTTTAGAGGGCATTACCTATCATGAGGCCGTTGTGCTAAAGCACAAAAACACCCAACAAGAAATTTTTTTGGCGCACGGCCATCAAGCCGATTGGTGGAACTACACCTTCTGGCGCTGGGGACGATTTCTGGTGCGCGTACTTTGGAAACCCTTGCAAGTATGGGGTATCGCAGATCCTACCAGTCCTGCCAAAAACTATAAGGAACTGATAAAAATAGAACGAAGGATAAAAAAATGGATTCTGGCCAACGATTTACTGATTACCATAGTGGGGCATACCCATCGGCCCCGTTTTCCGGAACCGGGCGACATTCCGTTTTTTAACGATGGTAGTTGTGTACATCCCAGGAGTATTACCGGTATCGAAATTGAAAATGGTAAGATTTCGCTTATCAAATGGCATATTAGCTCTACCGAAGATGGTACCCTGCGTGTGGTTCGGGTGTTGCTCGAAGGGCCTCAAAAATTATCGGATTATAGAAAAGGATAA
- a CDS encoding DUF748 domain-containing protein, producing METKNQKSKRKVYKKKRYALPVAIIVLLIVLRLSLPTIVKNYVNDVLANIPGYSGAVEDIDISLLRGAYVIHNLKLNKVDAGSEVPYLDLERTDISLEWKSLFKGKIVGEVIMTKPVFIYVFEDQQSGDEADIDDWTKALTDLIPIDINHLEIVNGKAAFVEVTADPTIDLNMHDINLIADNLRNVISQERNLPSHVKGTAISIGNGKVNLEGRLNLVKQIPDMDMSFSLENTDMGALNDFTSHYAGIDFAEGNFNLYSELAIADGFLKGYIKPMLKDSKLIEKKDNFFEKLWEGFVGFFKFVLKNQKTDTLATKIPLEGDLTQVKSKVFPAIFNIFKNAWISGFKGIVDDEVEFEDATQEVDAIEAKKKEND from the coding sequence ATGGAAACGAAAAACCAAAAGAGCAAGAGAAAAGTGTACAAGAAAAAAAGATATGCATTGCCTGTAGCGATCATCGTTCTGCTCATCGTACTTCGTTTATCGCTCCCAACTATCGTAAAAAATTATGTGAATGACGTTTTGGCCAATATCCCAGGCTATTCTGGCGCCGTAGAGGATATTGATATCTCGTTATTACGGGGAGCCTACGTTATACATAACCTGAAATTGAACAAAGTGGACGCAGGTTCAGAAGTACCGTATTTAGATTTGGAAAGAACCGATATTTCCTTAGAATGGAAATCGTTGTTCAAGGGTAAAATAGTAGGGGAAGTCATCATGACCAAACCCGTCTTTATCTATGTATTTGAAGATCAACAGAGCGGCGACGAAGCCGATATCGATGATTGGACCAAGGCCCTGACCGATTTGATACCAATAGACATAAACCATTTGGAAATCGTAAATGGCAAGGCAGCTTTTGTAGAAGTTACCGCAGACCCGACTATCGATTTGAACATGCATGATATTAATCTTATCGCCGACAATCTCAGAAACGTGATTTCACAAGAGCGAAATCTTCCGTCGCATGTAAAAGGCACCGCTATTTCTATCGGGAATGGAAAAGTAAATTTGGAAGGCCGGCTGAACCTTGTAAAGCAAATTCCGGATATGGATATGTCTTTCTCCCTTGAAAATACCGATATGGGCGCCTTGAACGATTTTACCAGCCACTATGCCGGTATTGATTTTGCCGAGGGCAATTTTAATCTGTATAGCGAACTCGCTATCGCAGATGGGTTTTTAAAAGGATACATCAAACCGATGTTGAAAGACTCTAAACTAATTGAAAAAAAAGACAACTTCTTTGAAAAACTTTGGGAAGGTTTTGTCGGATTCTTCAAGTTCGTTCTCAAAAACCAAAAGACGGATACCCTCGCTACAAAAATCCCGCTTGAAGGCGATTTAACCCAGGTAAAATCAAAAGTTTTCCCTGCAATTTTCAACATTTTCAAGAATGCATGGATTAGCGGATTCAAAGGTATTGTTGATGACGAGGTAGAATTTGAAGATGCAACACAAGAAGTCGACGCTATTGAAGCGAAAAAGAAAGAAAACGATTAA
- a CDS encoding ShlB/FhaC/HecB family hemolysin secretion/activation protein → MTQLSKYGIAMALAVLCNACATFKSQYEDNTLIGGEKDEKISHSFFIASGAGNVGDSEDEKVLELLEAHLAKASEASTLLFTGDNISQDTANWKKNKLLLERQIAATKKFKGQTIFMPGANEWRSFDTNKIERVENFIKEIDDDDIDFYPENVCPITRRVISEQLDLIVIDSRWFISNWSRIKDMNKKCTDIVTRRRFIEELEGFINDGQDKNIVIAMHHPIMSNGKYAGKDSFKSHMTPLPIVGTLLNAFKELGAFSPDRLNSRRYNYLRIALSAYAKASDRITIVSGHEESLQYLEGGNIHQIIAGSLTQRTATRRSRERINSIGGALKYKGLFTYGEKGFTRLDYFEDGSSQVTFISGNKEEYKMPVLSKLKKDLEPFKFREITEKTVSETVLPNREAIEKSDFYTFLWGERYRKYFGESVSAPVTMLDTLYGGLKVIKEGGGHQSFSLRLEDANGKQYAMRSLRKNALKYLKFKIPGIAYTENDYDDSVPEEIVSDFFTTAHPYMQLIVNPLARSVQVNHSSPSLFYIPKQAALGDLNTTFGDELYFIEERPSDEQLNFKGYRRAIDEAGNIKDFESTTDMLERIASDESYTVDQREFIRARLFDMLIGDWDRHQDQWRWVEYEKNDGDREFLPVPRDRDNVFPKFDGFAIKLVKVFAPASRRFQSFAPEVKSLKWLNANGNKLDRAILTRFDTEVWEEEAALIQQNLTPEKIENAFNNLPPEVQDETSAEIRRTLELRLANLGTFAKAYSKMLNRTVALHGTEKDDKIQITALADGKTKVVIRRIFSDDPNMKIFERTFDPKETKELWIYGLGDDDVFEVLGPEKNNITIRLIGGYGADVFKISEKKNIKVYDWEHEETTFEGETPKRNLSNMYKTNTYHWRYFEPNINLLVPAIGFRTDDGVFLGVKETYTYKGFNAAKFRQKHSIAANYFFKFRALEASYSGIFAGIMPMWNFEVNGYYTNNRFSRNFFGFGNETVNLEDTLDRDFYRDRMQRISFDVGIAYHTLRFKALYESYRTRELPNRLFTPDNVDPEVFNSQNYVGAEMSALYDKADAKDFPSKYIIIGLSAGFKANTSIAANKFGYLKFKLGFSHKLIPSGDVVLGTMGEVMTNFGNDYFYYHAASIGGNNGLRGFRDERFSGKTYFYQTTDLRWRVKRYVTAVAPVTVGIYGGFDYGRVWQPNESSNIWHTSQGIGFWASGLDFITLNLGAFNSKEGILFQFGFGFEF, encoded by the coding sequence ATGACCCAATTATCAAAATACGGTATCGCAATGGCGCTTGCCGTACTTTGTAATGCGTGTGCCACATTTAAGTCCCAATATGAGGATAACACGCTTATTGGTGGCGAAAAGGACGAAAAAATTAGCCATTCCTTTTTTATCGCCTCAGGTGCGGGCAATGTCGGAGATAGCGAGGATGAAAAGGTATTGGAACTTTTGGAAGCCCACCTCGCGAAGGCCAGCGAGGCATCTACACTGCTCTTCACGGGAGACAATATCTCGCAAGACACTGCAAATTGGAAAAAGAACAAGCTCCTGCTCGAACGCCAGATTGCAGCCACCAAAAAATTTAAAGGTCAAACGATTTTTATGCCCGGCGCCAACGAATGGCGGAGCTTCGATACCAATAAAATTGAACGGGTAGAGAACTTTATCAAGGAAATAGACGATGATGATATCGATTTCTATCCGGAAAATGTATGTCCGATTACAAGAAGGGTAATTAGCGAGCAACTTGATCTGATAGTGATCGATTCACGTTGGTTTATATCGAACTGGTCGCGCATTAAGGACATGAATAAAAAATGTACCGATATCGTTACCAGACGCCGTTTTATAGAGGAATTGGAAGGCTTTATCAATGACGGACAGGACAAAAATATCGTTATTGCCATGCACCATCCGATCATGAGTAATGGCAAATACGCCGGTAAGGATAGTTTTAAAAGCCACATGACCCCTTTGCCTATTGTAGGCACTTTGCTTAATGCGTTCAAAGAACTTGGAGCATTTTCACCCGATCGCTTAAATTCAAGAAGGTACAACTACCTACGCATTGCCTTAAGCGCTTACGCCAAGGCCTCTGATCGGATTACTATTGTTTCTGGGCATGAGGAAAGTCTGCAGTATCTTGAGGGGGGCAATATTCATCAGATCATCGCTGGTTCGTTAACCCAAAGAACAGCTACCAGACGCTCTAGAGAACGTATCAACAGTATAGGCGGTGCCTTAAAGTACAAAGGCCTGTTCACCTACGGCGAAAAAGGTTTTACCCGCTTGGATTATTTCGAGGATGGTTCGTCGCAAGTCACCTTTATTAGTGGAAACAAAGAGGAGTACAAAATGCCCGTTCTCTCGAAACTAAAGAAAGACCTCGAGCCCTTTAAATTTAGAGAAATCACCGAAAAAACGGTAAGCGAAACCGTACTTCCCAATCGGGAAGCAATAGAAAAATCAGATTTTTACACCTTTTTATGGGGCGAACGCTACCGAAAGTATTTTGGTGAATCGGTTAGCGCGCCCGTAACCATGCTCGACACCCTTTACGGTGGCCTTAAAGTCATTAAAGAAGGTGGGGGCCATCAGTCTTTTTCCCTCCGATTGGAAGATGCCAACGGCAAGCAGTACGCCATGCGTTCTCTTCGTAAAAATGCCTTGAAATACCTCAAGTTCAAGATTCCGGGAATCGCCTATACCGAAAACGATTATGACGATTCGGTACCGGAGGAAATCGTTTCTGATTTCTTTACCACGGCACACCCCTACATGCAATTGATCGTCAACCCTCTGGCCCGTTCTGTTCAAGTGAACCATTCGAGCCCTAGCCTGTTTTACATTCCCAAGCAAGCAGCATTAGGCGACCTGAATACCACCTTCGGCGACGAGCTTTATTTTATAGAGGAACGCCCTTCCGATGAGCAATTGAATTTCAAGGGCTATCGAAGAGCCATCGATGAAGCGGGGAACATCAAAGATTTTGAAAGTACGACCGATATGTTGGAAAGAATAGCCAGCGATGAGTCGTACACCGTAGACCAGCGCGAATTCATTCGCGCACGCCTGTTCGATATGCTGATCGGCGATTGGGATCGTCATCAGGACCAATGGCGCTGGGTAGAGTATGAAAAGAACGACGGCGACAGGGAATTTTTACCGGTACCCAGAGATCGCGACAACGTCTTCCCCAAGTTCGATGGTTTCGCCATAAAACTGGTAAAGGTTTTTGCACCGGCATCAAGACGGTTTCAGTCCTTCGCGCCCGAGGTCAAAAGCCTAAAATGGTTGAATGCCAACGGCAATAAATTAGATCGAGCTATACTTACCCGTTTCGATACCGAAGTCTGGGAGGAGGAAGCGGCCCTGATCCAGCAAAACCTTACTCCGGAAAAAATCGAGAACGCTTTTAACAATTTACCGCCTGAGGTACAGGACGAAACCAGTGCTGAAATCCGTCGTACCCTGGAGCTTCGCTTGGCCAATTTGGGAACCTTCGCCAAAGCATATAGTAAGATGCTTAACCGCACGGTAGCTTTGCATGGTACCGAAAAGGACGATAAAATCCAGATTACCGCGCTGGCAGATGGTAAAACCAAGGTGGTCATTCGACGTATTTTTAGCGATGATCCCAACATGAAAATTTTCGAGCGAACCTTCGACCCAAAGGAAACCAAGGAATTATGGATTTATGGGTTGGGTGATGACGATGTATTCGAGGTGCTCGGCCCCGAGAAGAATAATATTACGATTCGGTTGATAGGCGGGTACGGCGCGGATGTTTTTAAAATTTCCGAAAAAAAGAATATCAAAGTCTACGACTGGGAGCACGAAGAAACCACCTTCGAAGGGGAGACGCCCAAGCGCAATCTTTCGAATATGTACAAGACCAACACCTATCATTGGCGGTATTTTGAGCCGAACATCAATCTTCTGGTGCCAGCAATCGGATTTCGAACCGATGACGGGGTATTTTTAGGCGTAAAGGAAACTTACACCTATAAAGGGTTCAATGCCGCAAAATTCCGTCAAAAACACAGTATTGCCGCGAATTACTTCTTTAAGTTCAGGGCGTTGGAAGCGTCGTATTCAGGAATTTTTGCAGGGATAATGCCCATGTGGAATTTTGAGGTAAACGGTTACTACACCAACAACCGCTTTTCAAGGAACTTCTTTGGCTTTGGCAACGAAACGGTTAACCTAGAGGACACTTTGGACAGGGATTTCTATCGCGACCGTATGCAAAGAATCAGCTTTGATGTAGGTATCGCATACCATACCTTACGCTTTAAAGCATTATACGAATCGTACCGAACCCGGGAGCTGCCGAACCGCTTGTTTACTCCGGACAATGTAGACCCCGAGGTATTTAATTCCCAGAACTATGTTGGCGCCGAGATGTCCGCCTTGTATGATAAAGCCGATGCCAAAGATTTTCCTTCAAAATATATCATCATCGGTCTCTCGGCCGGTTTTAAGGCGAATACCAGTATTGCAGCGAACAAATTCGGTTACCTAAAATTCAAGTTGGGCTTTAGCCATAAGCTTATTCCCTCGGGGGATGTGGTGCTCGGCACCATGGGCGAGGTCATGACCAATTTCGGCAACGACTATTTTTACTACCACGCCGCCTCTATTGGAGGAAATAATGGACTTCGAGGTTTTCGCGATGAGCGCTTTTCCGGCAAGACCTACTTCTACCAGACCACCGACCTACGGTGGCGGGTAAAGCGGTACGTTACGGCTGTAGCGCCCGTTACCGTTGGTATCTACGGCGGTTTTGACTACGGACGTGTTTGGCAGCCCAATGAGAGCAGCAATATCTGGCATACCTCCCAAGGAATAGGTTTTTGGGCCAGCGGTCTCGACTTTATCACCCTTAACTTGGGTGCCTTTAACTCTAAGGAAGGAATCTTATTTCAATTTGGGTTTGGTTTTGAATTTTAA
- a CDS encoding DUF2652 domain-containing protein, with translation MKAAPTLICIPDISGFTQFMSDMDFELTSRVIPSLLNNIIYSNEIELKVSEIEGDAVLFFRQGELPPLDKLVEQCRYFYTEFYKQMNTLRKKHSDKNGAYKIPEMLGLKIILHYGQEIGVVPVGKRIKLMGEDVIVAHRLLKNNVPIDEYILISDQLISEYDSISNDDFDWASLKESSIKIKHMGDVGFKYINLKPLTE, from the coding sequence ATGAAAGCAGCACCGACTTTAATTTGCATACCCGACATCAGTGGTTTTACCCAATTTATGAGTGACATGGATTTTGAACTGACCTCTAGGGTAATCCCCTCCTTGTTGAACAACATCATTTATTCCAACGAAATCGAACTAAAGGTTTCGGAAATCGAGGGAGACGCCGTGTTATTTTTTCGACAAGGAGAACTCCCTCCCTTAGATAAATTGGTTGAACAATGCCGTTATTTTTACACGGAATTCTACAAACAAATGAATACGCTACGAAAGAAGCACAGCGATAAGAACGGTGCCTATAAAATACCGGAAATGCTCGGGTTGAAAATCATCTTACATTACGGTCAGGAAATAGGTGTGGTTCCCGTGGGAAAACGAATAAAACTAATGGGCGAGGATGTCATCGTAGCGCATCGGCTTTTAAAGAACAATGTCCCCATAGACGAATACATTTTAATATCGGACCAACTGATTTCTGAGTACGATTCTATTTCAAACGATGATTTTGATTGGGCGAGTCTTAAGGAAAGTAGTATCAAAATAAAACACATGGGCGATGTAGGCTTTAAATACATTAACCTGAAGCCCCTCACCGAATAA